In the Sarcophilus harrisii chromosome 1, mSarHar1.11, whole genome shotgun sequence genome, one interval contains:
- the ATP2A1 gene encoding sarcoplasmic/endoplasmic reticulum calcium ATPase 1 isoform X4 encodes MEAAHSKTTEECLAYFGVNENTGLSPDQVKRHLEKYGPNELPAEEGKSLWELVVEQFEDLLVRILLLAACISFVLAWFEEGEETITAFVEPFVILLILIANAIVGVWQERNAENAIEALKEYEPEMGKVYRADRKSVQRIKARDMVPGDIVEVAVGDKVPADIRILSIKSTTLRVDQSILTGESVSVIKHTDPVPDPRAVNQDKKNMLFSGTNIAAGKAVGIVATTGVSTEIGKIRDQMAATEQDKTPLQQKLDEFGEQLSKVISLICVAVWLINIGHFNDPVHGGSWFRGAIYYFKIAVALAVAAIPEGLPAVITTCLALGTRRMAKKNAIVRSLPSVETLGCTSVICSDKTGTLTTNQMSVCKMFVIDKIDGDFCSLNEFSITGSTYAPEGEVLKNDKPIRAGQYDGLVELATICALCNDSSLDFNESKGVYEKVGEATETALTTLVEKMNVFNTDVRSLSKVERANACNSVIRQLMKKEFTLEFSRDRKSMSVYCSPAKSSRAAVGNKMFVKGAPEGVIDRCNYVRVGTTRVPLTTPVKDKIMSVIKEWGTGRDTLRCLALATRDTPPRREEMSLDDSAKFMEYETDLTFVGVVGMLDPPRKEVMGSIQLCRDAGIRVIMITGDNKGTAIAICRRIGIFGENEEVTGRAYTGREFDDLPMGEQRDACRRACCFARVEPSHKSKIVEFLQSFDEITAMTGDGVNDAPALKKAEIGIAMGSGTAVAKTASEMVLADDNFSTIVAAVEEGRAIYNNMKQFIRYLISSNVGEVVCIFLTAALGLPEALIPVQLLWVNLVTDGLPATALGFNPPDLDIMDRPPRSPKEPLISGWLFFRYMAIGGYVGAATVGAAAWWFLYAEDGPHVTYSQLTHFMQCTEENPDFEGLDCEVFEAPEPMTMALSVLVTIEMCNALNR; translated from the exons ATGGAGGCCGCACACTCCAAGACCACGGAGGAATGTCTGGCCTATTTTGGGGTGAATGAGAACACTGGCCTCAGCCCTGACCAAGTTAAGAGACACCTAGAGAAATATGGACCCAATG AACTCCCTGCAGAAGAAG GCAAGTCCCTGTGGGAGCTGGTGGTGGAGCAGTTCGAAGACCTCCTGGTCAGGATTCTTCTCCTGGCTGCCTGCATTTCCTTT GTGCTGGCCTGGTTTGAGGAAGGTGAGGAGACCATCACAGCTTTTGTGGAGCCCTTCGTTATCCTCCTCATCCTTATCGCCAATGCCATTGTTGGAGTTTGGCAG GAGAGGAACGCAGAGAACGCCATTGAAGCTCTCAAGGAGTATGAGCCTGAGATGGGCAAAGTATACCGGGCTGACAGAAAGTCTGTGCAGCGGATCAAGGCCCGGGACATGGTCCCCGGAGACATCGTGGAGGTGGCTG TGGGTGACAAAGTTCCTGCAGATATCCGTATCCTGTCCATCAAATCCACTACCCTTCGGGTTGACCAGTCCATCCTGACAG GTGAGTCTGTATCTGTCATCAAGCACACAGATCCTGTCCCTGACCCACGAGCTGTCAATCAGGACAAGAAGAATATGCTTTTCTCG GGTACCAACATCGCGGCAGGAAAGGCAGTGGGCATTGTGGCAACCACTGGAGTGAGCACCGAGATTGGCAAGATTCGGGACCAGATGGCCGCCACGGAGCAGGATAAGACGCCCCTGCAGCAGAAGCTGGACGAGTTTGGGGAGCAGCTGTCCAAGGTCATCTCATTGATCTGTGTGGCCGTCTGGCTCATCAACATTGGCCACTTCAACGACCCTGTCCACGGGGGCTCCTGGTTCCGCGGGGCCATCTACTACTTTAAGATAGCCGTGGCCTTGGCTGTGGCCGCTATTCCCGAAG GTCTGCCGGCCGTCATCACTACCTGCCTGGCCCTGGGCACCCGCCGGATGGCCAAAAAGAACGCCATTGTGAGGAGCCTGCCCTCAGTGGAAACTCTGGGCTGCACCTCCGTCATCTGCTCGGACAAGACGGGCACCCTCACCACAAACCAGATGTCTGTCTGCAAG ATGTTTGTCATTGATAAGATAGATGGGGATTTCTGCTCTCTGAATGAATTTAGCATCACTGGTTCCACTTATGCCCCTGAGGGTGAAGT CTTGAAGAATGATAAGCCCATCCGGGCAGGCCAGTATGATGGGCTGGTGGAGCTGGCCACCATCTGTGCTCTCTGCAATGACTCCTCCTTGGACTTCAATGAG TCCAAAGGTGTTTATGAGAAGGTCGGGGAGGCTACTGAGACTGCACTCACCACCCTAGTGGAGAAGATGAATGTTTTCAACACAGATGTGAGAAGTCTCTCCAAAGTGGAAAGGGCCAATGCCTGCAACTCG GTGATCCGCCAGTTGATGAAGAAGGAATTCACCCTGGAGTTTTCCCGTGACAGGAAGTCCATGTCTGTCTATTGCTCTCCAGCCAAATCTTCCCGGGCTGCTGTGGGAAACAAGATGTTTGTCAAG GGTGCTCCCGAGGGAGTCATTGACCGTTGTAATTATGTTCGGGTGGGCACAACAAGAGTGCCACTAACAACACCAGTGAAGGACAAAATCATGAGTGTGATTAAGGAGTGGGGCACAGGCCGGGACACCCTGCGGTGCTTGGCCCTGGCCACGCGGGACACTCCTCCCAGGCGAGAGGAGATGTCACTGGATGACTCTGCCAAGTTCATGGAATATGAG ACGGACCTAACATTTGTCGGAGTGGTGGGGATGTTGGATCCCCCTCGCAAGGAGGTCATGGGCTCCATCCAGCTGTGCCGTGACGCAGGGATCCGAGTCATCATGATCACAGGCGACAACAAGGGCACGGCCATTGCCATCTGCCGGCGCATCGGAATCTTTGGGGAGAACGAGGAGGTGACCGGCCGAGCCTACACAGGCCGAGAATTTGACGACCTGCCCATGGGAGAACAGCGGGATGCCTGTCGCCGCGCCTGCTGCTTTGCCCGGGTGGAACCTTCTCACAAGTCTAAGATCGTTGAGTTCCTGCAATCCTTCGATGAGATCACCGCCATG ACAGGGGATGGAGTAAATGATGCCCCAGCTCTGAAGAAGGCTGAGATTGGTATTGCCATGGGCTCTGGCACTGCTGTGGCTAAGACTGCGTCTGAGATGGTGCTCGCAGATGACAACTTCTCCACCATCGTCGCTGCCGTAGAGGAAGGGCGGGCCATTTACAACAACATGAAGCAGTTTATCCGATACCTCATTTCCTCCAACGTAGGGGAGGTCGTCTG TATCTTCCTGACTGCAGCCTTGGGATTACCTGAGGCCCTGATCCCTGTACAACTGTTATGGGTGAATCTGGTGACTGATGGGCTTCCAGCCACAGCCCTGGGCTTCAACCCTCCAGATTTGGACATCATGGACCGCCCCCCAAGAAGCCCCAAAGAACCCCTTATTAGTGGCTGGCTCTTCTTCCGCTACATGGCTATTGGAG gTTATGTGGGTGCAGCCACAGTAGGTGCAGCAGCTTGGTGGTTCTTGTATGCAGAAGATGGGCCTCATGTTACCTACAGCCAGTTG ACTCACTTCATGCAGTGCACAGAGGAAAATCCTGACTTTGAGGGTCTGGATTGTGAAGTCTTTGAAGCCCCTGAACCTATGACCATGGCCTTGTCTGTACTGGTCACCATTGAGATGTGCAATGCTCTCAACAG ATGA